GTCGCCGCCCTGCGTCGGGCAGGGGTTTGGATGTTTATGCGGACCAAACCCTAGCCGACGCCCTCCGGGGGTTCGCGGGGAGGGGGGCCCAACGCGCCGTCGGTCAGCCGAAGGTCGTTCGGGGCGCCTGGTAGCTCGGGAAGTGCGGCTTGTGTGGCGACTGCGGGTGCGTTGTGGTTTCTCGCGCCCACGCGGCGGAGCCGCATATCGACACAGCCCCGCGCCCCTTGGGCCCACTTCCCTTGCCGGCGTTTTAGCGTTGCTGTGTGGCCTACTTCGATGCTGCTTCCAGCGCTCCTCTTCATCCCGTTGCCCGGCAGGCTCTGATGGCCTCGCTCGACGAGGGGTGGGCCGACCCCGCGCGGCTGTATCGCGAGGGGCGGCGCGCTCGGATGTTGCTGGACGCGGCGCGGGAAGCCATGGCCGAGGCTGTGGGGTGCCGGGCTGACGAGTTGGTGTTCACGTCGTCCGGGACGCGGGCGGTGCAGGCGGGGATCGCGGGGGCGCTGGCGGGGCGTCGGCGTGTCGGGCGCCACCTGATCGTGTCGGCCGTCGAACATTCTTCGGTGCTCCATTCGGCCGACGCGCACGAGGCGGACGGCGGCACGGCGACACAGGTCGCCGTGGACCGTACGGGCGCGGTGACCGCGGCGTCGTACGCGAATGCCCTCCGTCCGGACACCGCGCTGGCCTGTCTGCAGTCCGCCAACCACGAGGTGGGGACCGAGCAGCCGGTGGCGACCGTTGCCGAGGTGTGCCGTGCCGCCGGGGTGCCGTTGCTGGTGGACGCGGCGCAGTCGCTCGGGTGGGGGCGGGTGGAGGACGGCTGGTCGCTGCTCACGGCGAGTGCCCACAAGTGGGGCGGGCCCTCGGGGGTCGGGCTGCTCGTGGTGCGCAAGGGCGTGCGGTTCGCGCCTCAAGGGCCCGCGGACGAGCGCGAGTCGGGGCGGGCGGCCGGGTTCGAGAACATTCCGGCGATCGTGGCGGCGGCGGCTTCGCTGCGGGCGGTGCGGGCCGAGGCGGCGCAAGAGGCGGTACGGCTGCGGGAGCTGACGGAGCGGATCCGGGCGCGGGTGCCCGGGCTGGTGCCGGACGTGGAGGTGGTCGGGGAGGCAGAGCGGCGCCTGCCGGGCATCGTCACCTTCTCCTGTCTCTATGTCGACGGGGAGAC
The nucleotide sequence above comes from Streptomyces sp. NL15-2K. Encoded proteins:
- a CDS encoding cysteine desulfurase/sulfurtransferase TusA family protein yields the protein MAYFDAASSAPLHPVARQALMASLDEGWADPARLYREGRRARMLLDAAREAMAEAVGCRADELVFTSSGTRAVQAGIAGALAGRRRVGRHLIVSAVEHSSVLHSADAHEADGGTATQVAVDRTGAVTAASYANALRPDTALACLQSANHEVGTEQPVATVAEVCRAAGVPLLVDAAQSLGWGRVEDGWSLLTASAHKWGGPSGVGLLVVRKGVRFAPQGPADERESGRAAGFENIPAIVAAAASLRAVRAEAAQEAVRLRELTERIRARVPGLVPDVEVVGEAERRLPGIVTFSCLYVDGETLLHELDRAGFSVSSGSSCTSSTLTPSHVLKAMGVLSEGNVRVSLPPGTAQEDVERFLEVLPMAVAGVREKLGAPVAEAVVQEDALVVDSLGKRCPIPVIELAKVIGDVPVGGTVRVLSDDEAARLDIPAWCEMRGQEYVGEEPADRGSAYVVRRLS